The nucleotide window TTTTTTTTTTTAAGAAAGATGGTGTACGTACACCTTTTTTGTCGTAAACCCCTCTATTTTTATCCTATTAGCAAACCTTTTTATCAATACTAGAATAAACCATGTTTTCCATTTTCTACTTCTTTCTACCTATCTAGTAACATATAATAATAAATAAACGATAATTAAAAGGAGGATTGTCCTTGAGGAAAAAACATTTTTTCGGAATTGTTTTGATTGCATTAGGTGTATTTCTTTTACTAAATAATTTAGAAGTCATAGATTTAAGGCTAGGGGAGCTTTTTACAACCTTTTGGCCGATGATTTTAGTTTTCTATGGTTTTCACCGACTCATAAACCATTATCATTCAACCTCTAGCGGGTTGATCATCGTCACAATCGGCGTATTGCTTCAATTAAGGGTACTTGGTATCGTGGATATTTTTGAGTATACAAGTTTTTGGCCAAGCATTCTTATTCTCTTAGGTGTGTGGGTGTTCCTTTCAACGGGAAAGAAGCGGACACCAAAAAAACACTATTCTCAAAAGGAACAACCATTCAACCTTGTGTCAAAAAATAAGCTTCAATCTATTCAATTATTTTCTTCGTCTCATGTAAAAAATGTTTCCAAAGATTTTATCGGCGGTGAGCAGTTTGTTGCGTTTGGCAATGCAACGGTCAATTTAACGGAAGCGCAAATAGCAGAAAGAGATGTTACGGTTGATGTAGTTGTAGCCTTTGGACATGCTGATATGATTGTTCCAAAAGGGTGGAACATTGAGGTAAATGCCATTCGAATATTTGGGCGCTGGACCAACAATACAATCTTACGTTCCGGTCTTCAAGATGCCCCTACTTTAACAATCAATGGTGTCATTATGTTTGGCGAAATGACGATTCGAAACGGTTAACATGTTTGAAATGCCATAGGACCAATACATTTATTTAAAGTGTCGATTTAACATTCTCAAATAAAGGGAAAAATCATCACTAGGTTCGTACATTGAGAGGGTTCAAGGCTAGACAGATGTATTTTACATAAGAACCAGACTTCACCCTCCCCCTACTCCCTTTTATTGCTTCTAAATCTTCTTTTGTATTCTTTAAAACTCCATGTGTTCAAAAACTTTTCAGCCGCTTGAAACCCGGCTTGATAGAGCCACTGTTTCTCGTCCTCTGTGAGCTGGAAATCCGTACTCGTTATTGTACCCGTATGAATTTTAACCGTTCTCGCATAAGCGTCGTCATCAAAATAACGAAAATCATGGGCTTGCATCATCGTTTTAAACATCGATCTATACATACGAATCGGTCCAATTCTATTCATAGGAGATGACTTCATTTTGTCTCTTACAAAGTGAAAACCAAACGTAGGCCATTTTGGTTCGTCCGGCGTATCAAATATCCAGATCGGAAAGTTACTTAAAAGACCACCGTCTACCATATAAGAAGGATGCTTAAACTTCTTCGTTTTCCACTTAATCGGATAAAAGAAAAAAGGAATCGTACTGCTCATTCTAACTGCTTTAGCAATAGGAAAATCATGTGTTTCACCATATATGTGTAAATCGTCCGGAAGGATTGTCATTCTTCCATTCGTAATATCTGACACAATAATTTTCAATTGTCCTTCTTTAAGGTCACTAAAATAACGATACCCTTTCTGGATGAGAAGGTCTTCCAACCATGTTTCTTGATAGTGGTTATCATACAGACCCTCATGAATCAATAGATTTATTCCTTTCCCGATAAGAGGAATTGAATCCAACCAATTTTTCTTCATAAACTGTGTGTAATCAACACTATCGATAATGTCCTTTATCTCTGAACCAGAGTATTCACAAGCTAAGAGAGCCGCTATAACCGCCCCTGCTGATGTTCCCGCTAAACGATTCCACCTATAGCCTCTTAATTCAACCGATTCAACAGCACCAACATGAGCAATTCCCCTTACACCTCCGCCTTCAAAAACACCATCCAACAACATAAAGCCACCCCCTCTTCAACTGAAAATCATTCCACTAATACCTTACCCTATACATAAGGAAAAATGACTATTTTGATAAAGAAGTCGTGCCTTTCGTTTTCGTTCTACAGGAGAGGCGTGATAGCGTTACTTGTTAATAGCACAGATATCACGACTGCACCTTCGAAAAGATTCAGATACACACGAGTGATAAGTGATGATAGCGGGACCTCCGACTACCAACACCTTCTTGTTACTGTCAGTTCACTCTGTTACAGAATGTAACCTGTATATGGATTATTATTTTATTCAAGAAATATCACTGTGTTTACAGACTAATTTCGTTTAAATATTCCCCAACCTCAAATATCTTACTGTTTAGTGCACCTTTGCAACAATTGTTTCCTCATTATGCTTTTCCATGAATTGATACTTATCACTTCATCGTGCATAGATCTGATAACGAAAATTGTTTTCCATTAAGAGTGACTGTCTCATTATATTTGCTTGGTTGCTTTTTGATTTCATTTCGTTTCTTACCCTTCTTTTATTTGCTTCCTACATCTCTTATCTTTTGATAAAATATTAATAGAGTAGTAGATTAGTAATAATTAGGAAATTTGTATATTATAGTTCGATTGTAGCAAAAAATAACTTATTCGTCTTTATCATTCACTTATATTAGTCTCCTTGAAAAGGTTTAGCAAAGTAAGCTGAGGCAGCTATTGCTAGAGGAAGAATAACAGCAATTGTATCAAAAGTAGCTTGCATAGGAAGATTGTGAAACACAAAGTAGAAAATATGATTGGTGTTAAACTAACATTTTAGTAATATATTTGGAGAGATTTTAAAGCCTTTTTCCAATTAAATCAAATAACGTGGTACGCTTCATTGTAATTGAAAGAAAGGATATGTCTGATAGTTTGAAACTCCATGTTACGTGATACTTTAACTATTTGTTGAATAGGATGGTGATGAAATTGATATCAAGAAAGATTATTTCGGCATCTGTTTCTGGTTCTTTGTTTGCTATTTTGTTAGGTCTATTCGTGCCAAATCCATTTGGCGAAACGATTCCATCGATACCGAATTATTTATTTGCTGTTGTATTAGTCACACCTGTTTATTTGATGTATAGTTTCCCAGCTATTTTAATTTACGGAGTATTAACGTCTATTATTAGCGACAAAATCAGTCAAATTACTTCTACAAAAATAGGAAATGAAAAATCTGAAATCATTTTGTCTGGCATTTTACACATTATATTTGGTCTTATTTTACTTTTGTATAGTTTAAGTGCTGCTATCTTGTTCTTTATTACTGACAGAATTCTACAAAAAACAGCCAAAGAATATACAGTGATGCAAGCAATTAAGAGTTTGGCCATTCCTATAACGGTTTGGTTAATTTTTATGGGAATCGTATACATAGAACATATTGTAACAGGTTGATAAGAAGCGATTGGGAAGCCAGATTATCAAGCTTCCGAAATTTCAGCTTTTTTTCAAGACCACCTTCAGAATAAAATCGTACCCAACGATTGTGAAAAACTAGATTTACTCTTATCCGTCGACAATTTGTAGTTTCTAACACCTTCCCTAGTATGTATTTATTGATATTTTCTAGAAATAAGAAGCTCCATTAAAGGTAGTAATATCATGGCTAATCCTAAAATTCCAAATAAAAAAAGATTGACTGTATCGTTTATCCATTTATCAAAACAAACGGCAACCAATAAAAACAGCATCATGAAGAATGCAATGGGGAACTTTTCATTTGGTCCATCTAAAAAAAGATTGTCAACCCTTCCCCCTAATTTTCTTGCAATATTAAATGCTAACTGTAAAGATGTAAAAGGTGTTGATGTTTCAAAAAAAAACAAAACTTCCAGTTAGATAGGAGTTCTGTTCACCATTATCATCTTATTAAACGAATACTTCTAGTAGTTAAAAAGGTTATCTTGTAAACCACCAAACAAAAAATAAAACTACTGCAACGATAAACCAAATAAATGCGATAACATTTTTTCTTTCCGTTTTCTTCTTTCCAGAATTAGCAGCAATTACACCACAAATTAAAGCAATAGCTATGGCTACCCAAGTCCAAATAGTCATAGTACCCTCCCCTTTCTTAAATATATTATTTGCAAACTTTACTGAACATTACTGCTCGGTTGGTTATTTATCCCTTAGAGCATGTTTATGCCTAATCACTTTGTCTAACTGTTCTTTCGTCAATCTACCCATTGTATGTTTGCGAAAAGGTCACCTTGTCAGAGTTTCTCTCGACAAATATACATGTTACCTAACTCGGTCATAGATGAAAATGAGTGTATATAGGATACAAAATTGATATGTAAAGTAAAACAAGCTGCTGTAATAATCCCTTTATTGTGCTTGTAGATCTTGAAGGTGGGAACTATCAGCATAAAGTTCAATATGATATCCTTGTGGGTTTACTGTGACTATACTTAAGCTAGTTTGTTGAATGTATGGTGGATTCATTCCACATTTTCGCTAGAGGGCGCCCTTCAAAATTAGCCATTAGTATTTTTAAGACAATGGAATGAGTGACTACTAATACGTTCTTTCCATTGTGTTTTTCTAATAGTTCATTTATAAATTGAATGACTCGTGCTTTCACTTCTACCAATGATTCGCCTGTTGGTGCCACAAAATTAGCAGGATCGGTCTCAAACAATTTATATTCGTTATTGAATGTCTCCTTAATTTGTGACCTTGTTAACCCTTCCCATTCTCCAAAATTCATTTCTAATAATTTATTACTTTTAGTAACTATTAAATTTCTTTGTTCGTTAATAATGTTGGTTGTTTCAATGGTTCTATTGGTAGAGCTTGTGTATATTAAATCTAGGTCGAAAGGATGTAGTTTTTCACTTAATCGTAATGTTTGTTCTCTCCCTATAGAACTTAATGGAGAATCTTTTGTCCCTGGAATTCCTTTTCTTTATTCCATATCGTTTCACCGTGACTAACTAAATATATTGTTGTAGTGTTCATTTTTTCCTCTATTAATAAAAATTTACAATAAAATGAATATAACGTTATTTTTTCATATTCATTATGAAAGCGTCAAGAATGTAGGGTAACTAACTATTCTTCTTCCTTATAGAAGTGAATCACTGATGGTTGAAGAAATTATTTTGAAGAAAGATTTGGGCAAAAATGATCACAAACCCGTCTAATCGTAAATCAGCTGATTTACGATTAGGTCTAGTTCCATATTTGGTTTGACTTCTATTTAGTGATAAGGTTACTTCTCTATACTGCCTTCCTTTGGAAATAGAAAAGCCCTCCAAGGAAAAACAATAGGAAGCTTCCCCCAACAATCGTTAATAATTGGTCTCCTGGAACATAAAATATACCGCCTGTATTATCACCTGTATACATCATAGAAAATGGTTGTGCCCATGGGTAGTACGGTCCAACTTTCTCTGAATTCACAGCCAGTATAGTCGGTAAGGTAAAGACAACGTTAACAGTAAAAGGGGCCGCAAAGCTTTTAAACAGAATAGACATCCACAATTGTAATGCTACTAATGGAAAAGTCGCCACCCATCCCCCGAAAATACTTTTCCAAACAATATCGACTGGAAAAGGGGTTGTGAAGCCCTTTAACATGCCAACCGCATAAACAGCACCGAGGTATAAGAGTTGGATCGTCAACACAAGAATCATCACTAAGACAAACTTCGCCACAAACACTTTTCCTCTTGTGACCGGCATGGCTAACAGTTGCTTCCAACCACCAGCTTGGTGCTCATACCTACATATGACACTTGCTAATACCCCTGTTATTAAAGGTAAAAATAGCAGAGCATACGATAAATTCATAGATAATAACATGATATACCATTCATTGCCAATATCGGTAGGAAAGAGGTTTCCTGTTAAGCCGATAAAAAATGCAATAAAGGGTCCTGCAAATAGAATAAGTATAATTTTGGATTTTCGTAGTTTATACCATTCTGATTGTATAATAGAGAACATTTATTCCACATCCCTTCTCGTAAAGTCAACCATTCCTACTACATACAATATGCAACCTACCGCAACCCCGAGCATGACATTGACAATAGGTTCTCCCCATTCATTCATTAGTGAAGGCCACTTCCAAATCATCCAATCTGGCAATTTATAGGCAGAATAAGTGAAAATTACTCCTAAAACACCGGTAGTAATTGGGATTCCTTGATTTCGGCTAACCGTTGCAATCCAGAGCTGCAATGCTAATATCGGTAGTACGGCAAAGTAAGGATAGAAACTATACTTGATCAGTTCAAAAAAAGGAATACTGTCTCCTAAATCTAGAAAAATACCGTAACTAAGAGTGAGCACCATCAATATCAATGAAGAGATCCATAATAAACACGCAAGAACAATGAATTTAGATAAATAAATACTCATTTTCGAAACAGGTAATGAAATCAACTGCTTCCATGCATTCGTTTCATTCTCTATACTCGCCATAAAGGAGGTTAATATCGCTATTCCCAACACAAGTGCAAGTGGGGTAAATCCACTAACATTCAATAGATAATATCCCCAATTATCCTCACTTTGCTGGAGTAAATAATCTTTTCGAACCCCGTAATTCACCATTTGCATCGCAACAACACCAAAAGGGCCTAAAAACGTTAAAAACCAGATTCCTTTTCGCTTTATTTTTAAAAAATCAGTCGTTAAAAGTCTTCCAATCATTAGTTTTTCTCCTCCTTCGTCATTTGTAAGAAAGTTTCTTCTAATGATCTTTTCTCCTCTTCCACTCGATAAATCCAAAATCCGTCTTGAACGAGTGTTCGAATGGTATGCGCTACTTTTTCATTTGAATGTTCTTGTAATAAAATGATACCTTCTTTAAAATCGGCTTTTATCCCTTTAGCTAGTAATGATCGCCACGCTTGCTCACTGTCACTTACTTTTAATAAGATTTTTTGCTGAGCGTATCTGTTCATCGCTTCGATAGAATCTTGAAAGATCATTTTTCCTTTCGTGACGATCCCAACAGTCGTTGCCATTTGTTCAATCTCTGTTAATAAGTGACTTGAGATGATAACCGTTATTCCAAATTCAGATTGTAATCGTTTAATTAAATTTCGGATTTCAATAATTCCAGAAGGATCAAGTCCATTAGTTGGTTCATCCAAAATTAACAGATCTGGATTATTTAGAAGTGAAGCGGCAATTCCTAAGCGCTGCTTCATTCCAAGTGAAAATCCGTTTACTTTTTTATTGGCCACTTCTGTTAAGCGAACAATGTCTAGTACATCATAGATTTGTGTTTTTGGAACTCCTAAAATTTTTCTTAACGCTTCCAAATTTTCATAAGCTGTTAAATGAGGGTAATAGGATGGATTCTCAACAAGTGATCCAACCTTCCTCAATATTTCGATTCTTTCTTTTTTCAAATCCTTTTGAAAAATAGTAATAGAACCGGATGTTGGCTTCATCAAGCCTAATAGCATACGGATTGTCGTTGTCTTCCCAGCACCATTAGGCCCCAAAAATCCATATATATCCCCTTTTCGTATGTTCATATCCAATCCGATAACTGCATTTTCTTTGCCAAAACGTTTTGATAAATTTTTAGTTTGTACAACATATTCCATTTCTCTCACCTCATCCTCTATGATAGAAATTAAAGGTTAAAGTAAGGTAAGCGGAAAGGTTAAATTTTATTTAAAAAGGTGCAATTGAAAAAAGCTGGTGGCTTTTTTCAACTACACCTTTCGTTATATTTCTTTATTGTAATCGTTGTTCCTTGTTCACTTGACTCAATATCCCAATCTAGGTCCATTCCTTTCACCATCATGTCAACTATGGACAAACCTATTCCTGCTCCTTTTTCATTTGATTCATCATTCATCCCTTTTCCTCGATCAATAATGATGAGTGAGTCAATATTGTCCTTTGACTCTGTTTTTACCCCGATATATTGTCCACTCCGTGCATGACGTACGACATTTTGAAAAAGATTATCCAATATACGCCCTAACCAAATTGGGTCAACCAGCCATTTGGTTTCTTTAAAAACATTTAACTCAATATCGATTTCAAATCCTGCTTTTTCAAATACTGGGTACCATGAAGCTAAAGATTTGCGTACAAAACGAACAACATCGATTGCTTTTCGATCACATTTATACTTACTAGCCATTAGGAGAGAATACGACATCAAATTTTCAATTAAACTGTCAATATTCACAACCGAAGCTTCAAGCGCCTTTATCGCTCTTTTACCGTCTGCTGATAAATCCTCTTTAGCTATTGAATAGGTTTGAGCTCTTACCTTCGTTAACGGTGTACGTAAATCATGAGATAAATTGGCAATTAATTCTCGACGTAATTGCTCCTCCTTCTGTTCACGTTGTTTACTTTCTCTCAATTCAAATACCATTTGATTAAACGTTTGTTCAAGTTGACCAATTTCATCCTGCTTTTTTACGTTAATTTGAATTGGCAGATTATCGACATCTCTTAGCTCCATCGCATCTTGTAACTTTACTAAACGTTTTCTAATTCCTCTAAAAAATAAAAAGGAAGCCGTAATAAATAAGAAAATAATGAGAATGACACCAATAAACAAAATTGATCCATAATTGTCATAAACGTCTCTAAGTGGTGGATTAAACGTTGACCTTGGCACTTCCAAAACAATAAAGCCATTCGTTTCGTTTTCGCCTAAAAATGCGATTATCGTAAAGGGGTCTCCTCCATAACGCTCTTTAATAAATTTTGTCGTAAATGCCGGTGTCCATTCTGATGGCAGCTGGTCCTTCAGATTAACTGTTGTTAATAGCTTTCCATCTTCACCTACCCAAAACATCGATGCATCAGCATATTGTTGTGTCCACTCGTAAAAATGTTGGTCTACTGTTTGAACCGTGACATTTTGGATATCTTTTGCTTCTTGATGCCATTTCTCCTCTACTTCCTCAAAACCTTCATAGCCTTGGGATTGGCTTTTATCTTCCGTATCTTTTGTTACCTCGGATACAAATACAGCAATAAGTATGTAAGTAAGTTGAACAAGTGAAAGTGCCATTAGGATAATGAACATATACTTTGCCAACAGAGACCGGAAAATCTTCCTCATATTCTCACCCTATACCCGATTCCCCGAATCGTTTCAATAATTGTTGGCTTTCCTGGGTTTTTTTCAATTTTTTCTCGTAAATAACGGATATGAACCATCAAGGTTTTGTCGCCTTCAATAAAACGATCTCCCCAAACACCTTCATATAACTGTTCTTTTGTTAATATTTGATTTAAATGTCGAATAAAGTATTGCAATATATGATACTGCTTTCCCGTTAATTTAACTTCCATACCTGTATCGCTCTCAACGATTCTCATATCCTTTGTATAAACGGTTAAGTGTTGAAGCACTAATTTATCTTCATTCTTTTGATATCTCCTTAATAATACCTCGACACGTGCTGCAAGCTCATCTGGATGAAAAGGCTTTGTTAAATAATCATCTGCAAAATGGAGACCCTCTATTTTATCCTCTACCGCAGTACGTGCGGAAAGCATTAAAATAGGCAGGTCTCCATTTTCTTTCTTAATCCGTTTTCCAATCGAGAAACCATCTAATCCAGGCAACATAACATCCAAAATAACGATGTCGGTACTTGCTATATAGTTTTCAACACCTTCGCCAGACTGTAGCCACGTAACCTCATATCCCCTCTCCATTAAATCCTTTTTGACCCACTTGCCTATATCACTTTCATCTTCTATGTACAAAACATGAACCACCTTTTCCCCTCCCTTACTAATCATTCAAATTACTATTTGTCTAATCAATTATGTCAATCTTTACAATACTTATATAATAACACTACTATCCATTATTTGTTGAAAATGTTATTTATTTATATTGCCACCACTTTTTAAGGACCAATATTGGAATTACCTTCATTCGTTGCAATAATTAAGAATAATTTTTTTAGAATAATTGATGATTCCATACTTCCCCTTTCGAGTATCTTACCTGACTGAGAATCGGTGAATGAAGGTGGCTTAGTTTAAGTGAGGGTCAAACTTCAAGAAACTGTGCATTAACACATTTGAAATGGTGAAGCTCAAATAGCCTAATTTTCTCAGCAATGAGTTGAGAAATTAGGCTATTTATTACTCTTATGTTGGAAGATTCATTTTGATAGAAATTTACTATTGTGTTGCATGTTATTCTTTATTGGAAACCACCAACAGTGTTCCATCATATTTGTTTAATAGTCGAATCTCGTATTGATCATCTTGTATCTTTTTTTTCACCTCATCAGAATCTAAAAAAGTGCGCAGAGCTGAATCGATTTCTGAGAGAATTTGTTTATCAGGAGGATCAGACATTCCCGCTCCCGTTTGAATCGAAACATATGAAACCCCGCGCTGCACATTTAAGCTAAAAATATTAGTTACATTATAAATTGACTTCCCAGCTAAAGCCTGATGAATATCCGATGTAATTCCTTCCCAGCGGCTCCTTTGCCTTTGGTCTTCGACATCGGAATAAATATATTCTAATTTAACCTCGTTAATCTTCAATTTTTCGTTCTTAATCGATTTCATGACATCGCTTTTGATTTCTTCAGCTTCTTTCACATGCATCGGCATATCCAAATAAAGAGTATCTTTTCCTATTCCAAATGATGCATATTCCGCCCAATCTGAATAACCAAAAGTCGAGAACGCTGTGCTAATGATTTCCCGCATTTTGTCAAATGTATCCGATTCACTCTGTCTTTCTTTATACTCTTTATCTTCTTGTGTAAAATTCAATGTATATTGATCAATTCCTTCATTATAAAGTAACTCCTTAATTTCTGGTTCAAGTATTCCTTGTATTTTAGCAAGACTATCTTCGCCTTTCTCCAACCAAATAGTAATTGTGTACGGATTATACGAAATTTTTACATGAAGTGGCTTGTAACCAGATTGTTCACCCACTTCAAATATTTTACCTATTATTGATGAATTACTTTTCATTTCAAGCGGAATAATTTTCGCAGCTAATGATGCCATTGTTGTTGAATACAATGGAGAACTAATTAACAATAAAAGGGCTGTAAGCGCTATTGAAAGGACTACTTTTTTGTTTATTCTTTTCTGTTTAACAGCTGTTTTACTCTCAAGTAATATTCGTTTCTTTAAATGGTCATGATATTCTCGTTTCATCCGAAGTTTTTGATTAAGGCTTTGGAAAGATTGATTTAACTCATCATCCAATGATTTCTTCATATTCAAATCCTCCTTTAATCAACTCATTTTTTAATGCTTGTAAACCTCGTTGAAGTGAGCTTTTAACCTTACTTTCTGACCATCCTAAAATTTCAGCAGTTTCTTTCGTTGAAAATTCTTTTAACTTACGTAAAACAATCACTTGTCGATAATTTGGTTTTATCCTTTGTAAGGAATGATATAGTTTTACTTCATCTTCATTCATTTCCACTAATTGATGAGGTAAAGGCGTTACATCGCGTTCATGTAACGATAACCGTAAATAATGCAACAACGGATTTTTTTTACGTAAGTAATCTTTCGCCGTATTTTGTGCAATGCTAAATAACCATGTTTTTATAGTAGATTTCTGAGTAAATGTATGATGCTTTCGATAAGCTTTCACAAATGTTTCTTGAGTTAAATCCTCTGCCTGCTGATAATCTTTCACAATCATCAAAATAAATGTAAAGACAGACTCCCCATAATCGTTATACCATTGTGAAATGGTTTCCTGAGTATCCAATTAATTACCTCTCCTCTCTTCCTACTACTTAGACGAAATGTATAAAAATCGGTCGCAAAAAAAGCAGACATTCTTGTCTGCTCTAAAACATTGATACAATATACTAAAATGGTATCGTTGTTCCAATACGATTGAGATAGAAAAAGCACCTTTGGAAAATATCTTATACTTCATCGTGCCTTACGTGGATAAAACCTTGTCTACTTGATTATGTTTCTTAGCAAAGAAGACACTAAACAATATGTACGTCTGTACATTTCTACGGAAAATTGACTTATTTTTTTCGAGTTTAAAAAGCATTTACTCTACCTGTTTTAAATTCTAAGTTCTTCCTTAACTCAAACCAACGGAACCACTTTTGTTTATTCTTTTTCAAAATGAACTTTCATTATTATTGCTTCACTTTTTTGTCTTGGGTTACATAAAAAGTCATCACATTTAGTATTATGGTGACGATGAGAAGAAATGCCGAAGCAAAGGCAACTGCATACATCGTGTCCATTAAAGCACCCCAATCTTCAACTGTTACTTTGTGATAGATGTAGAAAATCTGCAAACATAACGAAATACTACAAGCACTAATACTTATAAAAGACAAAGTAACCCAATGTCTATTTTCATATTTCTTTTCTCGTGTTAGAAGACTAATAGGAAGTGTCCAAGCAATTAGCCCAAGCACGAGACTTCCAAGGTTAAGCAGCCCGTACATATTGTAATCCCCCTACTTTGACAAATTTTTATCGATTTCACTAAATTATAGAATAACATGTAATATTTAGAACATCTACTCTTATGTAAGAGTCTCAACATTTTCAATTAAGCTGTACTACAATAAATCTTTCCTTAGTCATTTTAAATGTGTTCAACAATATTGTTAGATATAACCTTAGTACCATAAAAACTATTGATCGCCTGAGAGAGGGTCCGAAATGTTCTTCCTTGATTACGTCGATTATTCTTTTCACTTCTGGAGCATTATGTTTAATAGAAGCTTCTAGAAATATCAGGTTTCCATCTATTGAATGATTCTGTCATAACTACTGTTGTTTTCTACCATTCATGTAACATGAGTGAATAGACTATATTGACACGATTCAAACAGAGCTTCATAGCTTAAAATCTATATCTTGCATGTAATATCTAACTTTATTTAACTTATTAAAGTATGCCATTTTCATACTTTTAGTAGTTGATTGTTTTGACCTTTATGCTTTATTATAAATAAGTCCGTAATTCTATTTTGTTTTGTCATCACGATATTATTACTAAACTCAAATAAAATTCGAATTGAATATGACAGGAGGTCGAAAATTATGAATAAATCAAGGATAGTACTCTCTTTCCTATTAATAGTAGTATTGTTCTTTACAATTGGCAATACGAATACGGCGTATGGCGAAGGTTCTTCAATTACATACAAGGGAGAATTACCTAGTCAACAAGTCCATAGCTATTCTTTCTCTACTGCCAAAGAAGGAACGCTCTCCATCCGTTTTTTGTCGAATACAGAAGTATTTTACTCTCTCGTTGACAAAGACACAGAGAAACCCTATTACAGTGGTGACTCTTTACCAGTTGGAGACTATGTCCTTTCTATTTCATCTACAAATAAGTCTGACAGAAGCTATGAAATAAAGTTAACAGGAGACCTTGACCTTTCAGGTGATACGGAATTACCATCTTTGAATGTGTCAGAGCCTTCCCCCTTTACGAAACTAAGTGTTGGAGATTTCAACACAGGCTTTAACGGATCTAGTAATGGCTCAACCATCAATTACATTATTAACCGACACACACAAGCCAATACCCTTTCAAGCTCTTTTTCAAAAAGTGTCGATGTATTGTTTGGAACAAACACCATTGTATCATTTGCAGAATCAGCCAATGACAATAGCATCACAGATACACGAACAGTCGTATCACCAGGTGCTAAGCGAATTAGCGGAGATACTCTATACTTAAC belongs to Bacillus spongiae and includes:
- a CDS encoding LiaF transmembrane domain-containing protein, which translates into the protein MRKKHFFGIVLIALGVFLLLNNLEVIDLRLGELFTTFWPMILVFYGFHRLINHYHSTSSGLIIVTIGVLLQLRVLGIVDIFEYTSFWPSILILLGVWVFLSTGKKRTPKKHYSQKEQPFNLVSKNKLQSIQLFSSSHVKNVSKDFIGGEQFVAFGNATVNLTEAQIAERDVTVDVVVAFGHADMIVPKGWNIEVNAIRIFGRWTNNTILRSGLQDAPTLTINGVIMFGEMTIRNG
- a CDS encoding patatin-like phospholipase family protein, whose amino-acid sequence is MLLDGVFEGGGVRGIAHVGAVESVELRGYRWNRLAGTSAGAVIAALLACEYSGSEIKDIIDSVDYTQFMKKNWLDSIPLIGKGINLLIHEGLYDNHYQETWLEDLLIQKGYRYFSDLKEGQLKIIVSDITNGRMTILPDDLHIYGETHDFPIAKAVRMSSTIPFFFYPIKWKTKKFKHPSYMVDGGLLSNFPIWIFDTPDEPKWPTFGFHFVRDKMKSSPMNRIGPIRMYRSMFKTMMQAHDFRYFDDDAYARTVKIHTGTITSTDFQLTEDEKQWLYQAGFQAAEKFLNTWSFKEYKRRFRSNKRE
- a CDS encoding histidine phosphatase family protein; the encoded protein is MPGTKDSPLSSIGREQTLRLSEKLHPFDLDLIYTSSTNRTIETTNIINEQRNLIVTKSNKLLEMNFGEWEGLTRSQIKETFNNEYKLFETDPANFVAPTGESLVEVKARVIQFINELLEKHNGKNVLVVTHSIVLKILMANFEGRPLAKMWNESTIHSTN
- a CDS encoding ABC transporter permease, with the translated sequence MFSIIQSEWYKLRKSKIILILFAGPFIAFFIGLTGNLFPTDIGNEWYIMLLSMNLSYALLFLPLITGVLASVICRYEHQAGGWKQLLAMPVTRGKVFVAKFVLVMILVLTIQLLYLGAVYAVGMLKGFTTPFPVDIVWKSIFGGWVATFPLVALQLWMSILFKSFAAPFTVNVVFTLPTILAVNSEKVGPYYPWAQPFSMMYTGDNTGGIFYVPGDQLLTIVGGSFLLFFLGGLFYFQRKAV
- a CDS encoding ABC transporter permease, with the translated sequence MIGRLLTTDFLKIKRKGIWFLTFLGPFGVVAMQMVNYGVRKDYLLQQSEDNWGYYLLNVSGFTPLALVLGIAILTSFMASIENETNAWKQLISLPVSKMSIYLSKFIVLACLLWISSLILMVLTLSYGIFLDLGDSIPFFELIKYSFYPYFAVLPILALQLWIATVSRNQGIPITTGVLGVIFTYSAYKLPDWMIWKWPSLMNEWGEPIVNVMLGVAVGCILYVVGMVDFTRRDVE
- a CDS encoding ABC transporter ATP-binding protein, which gives rise to MEYVVQTKNLSKRFGKENAVIGLDMNIRKGDIYGFLGPNGAGKTTTIRMLLGLMKPTSGSITIFQKDLKKERIEILRKVGSLVENPSYYPHLTAYENLEALRKILGVPKTQIYDVLDIVRLTEVANKKVNGFSLGMKQRLGIAASLLNNPDLLILDEPTNGLDPSGIIEIRNLIKRLQSEFGITVIISSHLLTEIEQMATTVGIVTKGKMIFQDSIEAMNRYAQQKILLKVSDSEQAWRSLLAKGIKADFKEGIILLQEHSNEKVAHTIRTLVQDGFWIYRVEEEKRSLEETFLQMTKEEKN
- a CDS encoding HAMP domain-containing sensor histidine kinase, whose product is MRKIFRSLLAKYMFIILMALSLVQLTYILIAVFVSEVTKDTEDKSQSQGYEGFEEVEEKWHQEAKDIQNVTVQTVDQHFYEWTQQYADASMFWVGEDGKLLTTVNLKDQLPSEWTPAFTTKFIKERYGGDPFTIIAFLGENETNGFIVLEVPRSTFNPPLRDVYDNYGSILFIGVILIIFLFITASFLFFRGIRKRLVKLQDAMELRDVDNLPIQINVKKQDEIGQLEQTFNQMVFELRESKQREQKEEQLRRELIANLSHDLRTPLTKVRAQTYSIAKEDLSADGKRAIKALEASVVNIDSLIENLMSYSLLMASKYKCDRKAIDVVRFVRKSLASWYPVFEKAGFEIDIELNVFKETKWLVDPIWLGRILDNLFQNVVRHARSGQYIGVKTESKDNIDSLIIIDRGKGMNDESNEKGAGIGLSIVDMMVKGMDLDWDIESSEQGTTITIKKYNERCS